From one Peredibacter starrii genomic stretch:
- a CDS encoding MipA/OmpV family protein, whose translation MILITLVLFLLSPLYASLHPVQSNKPLYEFGVIGGSAFVPDYPASDQGRLRYLAVPQVRYRGLRLRSDEEDSMKARILHNTVYGFDLSGGGAFSANSDKNDARKGMNDLDWVGELGPRFYIFLVRTERLWVRLFFPVRIAASTDLSSVTYQGLVFAPSFNTRYYFDDSKFNSIILSLTRTHTTHQMQEFYFEVDRKYATAERPEYDAGSGYMSSSAALAYIYEKDQIGIYGGFGLNSFKGNANAGSPLYKADYTYSAFVGFSYLFYQSKERGYQ comes from the coding sequence ATGATTTTGATCACATTGGTTTTATTCCTACTGTCGCCTCTCTATGCCAGTTTGCATCCCGTGCAATCAAATAAGCCATTATATGAATTCGGAGTTATTGGTGGTTCAGCATTTGTTCCTGACTATCCGGCCTCTGATCAAGGTCGTCTGAGATATCTTGCTGTTCCTCAAGTGAGATACAGAGGGCTCAGACTTCGTTCCGACGAAGAAGATAGTATGAAGGCAAGAATTCTCCATAATACCGTTTACGGATTTGATCTGAGCGGTGGTGGTGCATTTTCAGCGAATTCAGATAAGAACGACGCTCGAAAAGGCATGAATGATCTCGATTGGGTGGGAGAACTGGGCCCGAGGTTTTATATCTTTCTGGTTCGCACGGAAAGACTATGGGTAAGACTGTTTTTCCCAGTTCGGATTGCGGCCTCAACAGATTTGAGTAGCGTCACTTATCAAGGCCTGGTCTTTGCACCATCATTCAATACCCGTTACTACTTTGACGACAGTAAGTTCAATTCAATCATTTTGAGTCTGACAAGAACACATACAACTCATCAGATGCAGGAGTTTTATTTTGAAGTTGATCGAAAATACGCAACTGCTGAGAGACCAGAGTATGATGCAGGATCAGGCTATATGTCTTCATCCGCGGCCCTTGCCTACATCTATGAAAAAGACCAAATTGGAATCTATGGTGGTTTTGGACTAAATAGCTTTAAGGGCAATGCGAATGCCGGTTCTCCACTCTATAAAGCTGATTATACCTATTCGGCCTTCGTCGGCTTCAGTTATCTCTTCTACCAATCAAAGGAACGAGGGTATCAGTAA
- a CDS encoding methyltransferase domain-containing protein, translating to MSKDSWAPNQYEKFKDQRSEPFYDLMSLLNKVDSPSIVDLGCGTGELTAELHKKMNAKQTFGIDSSEKMLEKARAFQTDYLKFELGNIASWNPGKQFDIIFSNAALQWCGDHPALFQNISKNISQGGQLAVQMPMNHDYPTHTIADELSRELGYESREHPLLLVEDYASLLFKLGFKEQKVQLRVYGHILNSREEVIEWVKGSMLTYYQSRLKEDQFKNFMTEYRERLFKVLPDDKPYFYPFKRIFIWGRK from the coding sequence ATGAGCAAAGATTCATGGGCCCCCAATCAATACGAAAAGTTTAAAGATCAACGTTCAGAACCGTTCTATGATCTCATGTCACTACTAAACAAAGTCGATTCTCCAAGCATCGTTGATCTAGGATGTGGCACAGGGGAACTAACTGCTGAACTTCATAAAAAGATGAATGCTAAACAAACGTTTGGAATAGATTCATCTGAAAAGATGTTGGAGAAAGCGCGAGCATTCCAGACTGACTATTTAAAGTTTGAACTTGGCAATATCGCATCTTGGAATCCTGGTAAGCAATTTGACATTATTTTCTCAAACGCGGCCCTGCAGTGGTGTGGAGATCATCCTGCTCTTTTTCAAAATATTTCCAAGAATATCTCACAAGGTGGTCAGCTAGCAGTTCAGATGCCCATGAATCACGACTATCCTACTCACACGATTGCTGATGAACTCAGCCGAGAGTTAGGTTATGAATCAAGAGAACATCCACTACTCTTAGTTGAAGATTATGCTAGCTTATTATTCAAACTTGGATTCAAAGAACAGAAAGTTCAGTTGCGAGTTTATGGACATATACTGAATTCCCGCGAAGAAGTTATTGAATGGGTAAAAGGCAGTATGCTGACTTATTACCAAAGTCGCCTGAAAGAAGATCAATTCAAAAATTTTATGACTGAATATAGAGAGCGATTGTTCAAGGTATTGCCTGATGACAAACCTTACTTCTATCCCTTCAAAAGAATTTTCATCTGGGGTCGAAAGTAA
- a CDS encoding cation-translocating P-type ATPase, with protein MEPSTLLPDHGTSAWHNMNEATLFDAHRSDLKSGLSSEVANQRLKEFGSNELPEPKHRSLFAVFIKQFQSPLIYLLLIAASIAFFLNKISDAAVILTVVMLNSLIGSLQESKAERSLESLRKLAKLMVTVRRDGQEVRIEARELVPGDIFLLNAGDAVGADGRIIEARDLSVAESALTGESLPVRKSISDIPVDTILAERTNMVYSGTFVTSGRGTVIVVATGQNTEVGKIAKLTNEKQNLLTPLENKISHFGRTIIYLAAVVFFLIVGIGILRGLELSEIFMIGVSQIVSMIPEGLPVAITVALAVGVRRMAGKKAIVRKLSAVETLGSTDIICTDKTGTLTKNEMTVEALYLPSGISVDVTGVGYSPSGEFIVKGNSQNETDKDIDQLLTAGVLCNDARLIQDDKNLWKILGDPTEGALLTVAAKRGMHKEEFEKKFPRKDEIPFDSSLKLMATEHQIDGKIITWIKGAPEKILHICGTDERAHLASEKMAQRALRVLAFAKIEGPITEEIREATYNKNIVFLGLVGQMDPPRQEVRAAIEECLNAGIRPVMVTGDHKHTGQAIGKVLGIMKSGDQAIDGAELEMMSDDELEKRINHISVFARVHPDQKLRIIKTFQNKKNVVAMTGDGVNDSPALVRADVGVAMGITGTDTAKESAKIIITDDNFSTIVEAVKQGRLVYRNVKKLIIYFFTTSISELLVLFTAILLGYPPPLAAVQILWINLVTDGALTVTLIMEPEEGDEMKQRPVPREEPLIDRHFLRRMSLLSPTIALTTLGYFFYSLEMGFPFVEVQSQTFTLLAVAQWFNALNCRSDKHSVFRMSLLSNKWLIGGLLTGFLLQALVIYAPFMNKLFYTTPIAFRDVLTIGVIGSLVLWVEEIRKLVLRRKAGPAKILQS; from the coding sequence TTGGAACCATCGACTCTGCTCCCTGACCATGGAACTTCGGCCTGGCATAACATGAATGAAGCCACCTTATTTGATGCTCATCGGAGCGACCTTAAATCTGGGCTATCTTCAGAGGTTGCTAATCAGCGACTTAAGGAATTTGGCAGTAATGAATTGCCTGAACCAAAACATAGAAGTTTGTTTGCTGTATTTATAAAACAATTTCAAAGTCCCCTCATTTATCTCCTTCTCATAGCGGCCTCTATTGCATTTTTTCTGAATAAGATAAGTGATGCTGCCGTCATTCTAACTGTTGTTATGTTGAATTCTTTAATAGGTTCCCTCCAGGAGTCTAAAGCTGAAAGAAGTCTTGAGTCCCTACGAAAACTTGCCAAACTCATGGTAACCGTGCGCCGGGACGGTCAGGAAGTAAGAATCGAAGCACGGGAATTAGTCCCAGGTGATATATTCTTACTAAATGCTGGTGACGCAGTTGGGGCCGACGGAAGGATTATCGAGGCCAGAGATCTATCAGTTGCCGAGTCGGCATTAACCGGAGAATCGTTACCAGTACGAAAGAGCATTTCAGACATACCTGTAGATACCATTCTTGCAGAAAGAACGAATATGGTTTACTCAGGAACCTTTGTCACATCTGGGAGAGGAACGGTCATCGTCGTTGCCACTGGTCAAAACACCGAAGTCGGCAAAATCGCCAAGCTCACCAATGAGAAACAGAACTTACTAACTCCTTTGGAAAATAAAATTTCGCATTTTGGAAGAACAATTATTTATCTTGCTGCAGTTGTATTTTTTCTCATCGTAGGGATTGGAATTCTAAGAGGCCTAGAGCTTTCTGAAATTTTCATGATAGGAGTCAGCCAGATTGTGTCAATGATTCCAGAGGGTCTTCCTGTAGCCATAACAGTCGCTCTGGCAGTTGGAGTCAGAAGGATGGCGGGTAAAAAGGCCATCGTTAGAAAACTGTCTGCGGTGGAAACCTTGGGCTCAACTGACATTATCTGCACAGACAAAACCGGAACACTGACCAAAAATGAGATGACGGTAGAAGCGCTTTATCTTCCATCCGGTATTTCAGTAGATGTGACTGGAGTGGGATATTCACCTTCAGGAGAATTTATAGTCAAAGGAAACTCTCAAAACGAAACTGATAAAGACATAGACCAATTACTTACCGCAGGTGTTTTATGTAATGATGCTAGACTCATTCAAGACGATAAAAATTTATGGAAAATTCTCGGTGACCCTACTGAGGGTGCTCTTCTGACGGTTGCTGCCAAACGAGGTATGCATAAGGAAGAATTTGAAAAAAAATTTCCAAGAAAAGATGAAATACCTTTTGATTCTTCACTCAAATTAATGGCCACAGAACACCAGATAGATGGCAAAATCATCACCTGGATTAAAGGAGCTCCAGAAAAAATTCTGCATATATGTGGCACTGACGAAAGGGCACATTTAGCATCGGAGAAGATGGCCCAGCGAGCCCTTCGGGTTCTGGCCTTTGCAAAAATTGAAGGTCCCATCACCGAAGAAATAAGAGAAGCAACATACAATAAGAACATCGTTTTCCTTGGCCTTGTAGGTCAAATGGATCCTCCAAGACAGGAAGTCCGTGCTGCGATTGAGGAATGTTTAAATGCAGGAATCAGACCGGTTATGGTCACCGGAGATCATAAACATACGGGCCAGGCCATCGGAAAAGTTCTTGGTATAATGAAAAGTGGCGATCAAGCAATAGATGGCGCAGAGTTGGAAATGATGAGCGACGATGAACTGGAAAAACGCATTAATCACATTTCTGTATTCGCTCGAGTACATCCCGATCAAAAACTTAGAATCATCAAGACTTTTCAGAATAAAAAGAACGTTGTTGCGATGACAGGAGACGGGGTGAATGATTCACCAGCTCTGGTAAGAGCGGATGTTGGTGTGGCGATGGGAATTACAGGAACAGATACGGCCAAAGAATCAGCAAAAATTATTATCACCGATGATAATTTTTCCACCATTGTCGAAGCGGTCAAGCAAGGTAGACTCGTTTATCGCAATGTAAAGAAGCTCATCATCTACTTCTTTACCACCAGTATATCCGAATTATTGGTTCTCTTTACTGCTATATTACTTGGTTATCCACCACCTTTAGCGGCGGTACAAATCCTGTGGATTAATCTTGTAACAGATGGCGCCCTCACAGTAACACTCATAATGGAGCCAGAGGAAGGAGATGAAATGAAACAGCGCCCAGTTCCACGAGAAGAACCTTTGATTGACCGACATTTTTTACGTCGAATGTCTCTGTTATCACCAACCATCGCCTTAACGACCTTAGGATATTTTTTCTATTCCTTAGAAATGGGATTTCCATTTGTGGAAGTACAATCTCAGACGTTTACACTTCTCGCTGTAGCACAATGGTTTAATGCGCTCAATTGCCGTTCAGATAAGCATTCAGTTTTCCGAATGAGTCTTCTAAGCAACAAATGGTTAATTGGGGGACTTCTGACAGGATTTTTGTTACAAGCCCTAGTGATTTATGCACCGTTCATGAATAAACTTTTTTATACAACACCCATTGCTTTTAGAGACGTCCTAACTATTGGAGTTATCGGAAGTTTGGTTCTCTGGGTAGAGGAGATAAGAAAACTTGTACTGAGACGAAAGGCCGGCCCCGCTAAGATTCTACAATCCTAA
- a CDS encoding sodium:calcium antiporter, with product MRESLLQFGISALVIVIAGTFLVKFADKISEVTNLGRLFVGSILLAGATSLPEFLVDVSAVRHHMPDIAVGDLFGSSIFNLLILAIADLIHKGTSPIFSRASSKHALLGAISIGIASIAGLAIFLESKLVIPTFAGIGMGPILLTIAYFLGSRILYYDQKIYEAKVEHQPKIQDKKYPAIKAFTGYFLSAFVILIAAPYLSEAAGEIATLSGLGKTFIGTTLVAFSTSLPELVSTIVAIRNRAYDLAVGNIFGSNTLNIVILIPLDFFHHGSLLASVSPNHLLTCIATILITSVAIVGQLYQVEKRKLLIEPDALTIILLVILTNVSLYFLGQTH from the coding sequence ATGCGTGAGTCATTGCTGCAATTTGGAATTTCGGCCCTCGTCATCGTTATTGCCGGAACTTTTCTTGTAAAATTTGCCGATAAAATTTCAGAAGTTACTAATCTTGGCCGTTTATTTGTTGGCAGCATCCTGCTAGCGGGTGCGACCTCTCTTCCAGAGTTCCTGGTTGACGTTAGTGCTGTCAGACATCATATGCCTGATATTGCAGTTGGAGATCTGTTTGGAAGTAGTATTTTCAATCTTCTTATTCTTGCAATTGCCGATCTTATCCATAAAGGAACATCGCCCATATTTTCCAGAGCTTCTTCTAAGCATGCCCTCTTGGGTGCTATCAGTATCGGAATTGCTTCAATTGCTGGTCTGGCCATCTTTTTAGAATCTAAATTAGTTATTCCAACTTTTGCAGGAATTGGAATGGGTCCAATTCTTCTCACTATTGCCTATTTTCTGGGTTCTCGCATACTTTACTATGATCAAAAAATTTATGAGGCCAAAGTAGAACATCAACCTAAGATTCAAGACAAAAAGTACCCGGCCATTAAGGCATTTACCGGTTACTTTCTGTCTGCCTTTGTCATTCTCATCGCGGCCCCCTACCTTTCTGAAGCAGCAGGGGAAATAGCCACTCTGAGTGGGCTCGGGAAAACATTTATTGGAACTACGTTAGTTGCTTTTTCAACTTCTCTGCCTGAACTGGTTTCAACAATTGTGGCCATCAGAAATCGGGCCTACGATCTGGCGGTCGGAAACATTTTCGGAAGTAACACCTTAAACATAGTGATCTTGATTCCCTTGGACTTTTTTCATCACGGATCACTTCTTGCTTCCGTATCGCCAAATCACCTCTTAACTTGTATTGCGACCATTCTAATTACTTCAGTGGCCATCGTGGGGCAGCTCTATCAAGTCGAAAAACGAAAACTTCTTATCGAACCGGATGCATTAACCATCATCCTTTTAGTCATACTCACAAATGTTTCACTCTATTTTCTTGGGCAAACTCACTAA
- a CDS encoding CBS domain-containing protein — protein sequence MVEKEKVGLRFFGAQKIGRTCLDYVFNQRTVLITSEVSMKVSEFMTKDVIYLTPKHTVEDAAKLMLEKNISVVPIVDSAAHLIGIITESDFVGKDANIPHALVALKRLFGQIFYSNGVEDIFQKSKNVPLENVMTKNPKTVELDYTLDDVINMMIHYKIKRLPVIQNGKLKGMVTRHDVLRAFTLLKPQLDSHA from the coding sequence ATGGTTGAAAAAGAGAAGGTTGGCTTAAGATTTTTTGGAGCGCAAAAAATTGGCCGCACATGTCTAGACTATGTTTTTAATCAACGTACTGTACTTATAACAAGCGAGGTCTCAATGAAGGTTTCCGAATTCATGACAAAGGACGTAATTTATTTAACACCTAAGCACACTGTTGAAGATGCTGCAAAATTAATGCTCGAAAAAAATATAAGTGTCGTACCAATTGTCGATTCGGCCGCCCACTTAATTGGCATCATAACGGAATCTGATTTTGTAGGAAAAGATGCCAACATTCCTCATGCACTTGTGGCCCTTAAAAGATTATTTGGACAAATTTTCTATTCTAATGGAGTGGAAGATATTTTTCAAAAATCGAAGAACGTGCCCCTGGAAAATGTAATGACTAAAAATCCCAAAACGGTCGAACTGGATTACACCCTTGATGATGTCATCAATATGATGATCCACTATAAAATAAAACGACTTCCGGTGATTCAAAACGGTAAGTTGAAAGGAATGGTTACACGCCACGACGTTTTACGAGCATTTACTTTATTGAAGCCCCAACTCGATAGTCATGCGTGA
- a CDS encoding DUF488 domain-containing protein — protein MIRIVQLGSPRAKKEGLRLGTVRRPPRGVPKSEFSRRNFYDVWMPILSPSPELVKKGLHAVTPKEWRSFERNYRAQMKRPDASHVLDLLAAMSHETNFSVGCYCENEERCHRSILRDILKERKADVY, from the coding sequence ATGATCCGTATTGTTCAACTTGGATCACCTCGCGCCAAAAAAGAAGGTCTTCGACTGGGAACGGTTCGAAGACCTCCCCGAGGAGTGCCTAAATCCGAATTTTCCAGAAGAAACTTCTATGATGTATGGATGCCAATCCTTTCACCATCACCTGAATTGGTGAAGAAAGGTCTGCATGCGGTTACTCCGAAAGAATGGAGGTCTTTTGAAAGGAATTATCGTGCCCAGATGAAAAGGCCCGATGCTTCCCATGTCCTCGATCTTCTGGCCGCCATGTCTCATGAAACAAATTTCTCAGTGGGATGCTATTGTGAGAATGAAGAGCGATGTCATAGATCAATTTTGAGAGACATTCTTAAAGAGCGTAAGGCCGATGTTTACTGA
- a CDS encoding cold-shock protein: protein MSKVKVEFVKYDMTKTTNRKRKDMLVDNHSEKAVITQLERIHKGEKVVKIHEIIWGEAQVKQDQGDFFMGVVKFFNSEKGFGFIQPDEEMEDLFFHKTACAEGIPQEGDTVAFQISEGPKGPIAIRLRIVES from the coding sequence ATGAGCAAAGTAAAAGTTGAATTCGTTAAGTACGACATGACCAAAACGACCAATCGTAAGCGTAAGGACATGCTGGTTGATAATCATTCAGAGAAGGCGGTCATTACTCAACTCGAGCGCATTCATAAAGGGGAGAAAGTCGTTAAAATTCATGAAATCATCTGGGGTGAAGCTCAAGTAAAGCAAGACCAAGGTGACTTCTTCATGGGTGTGGTGAAATTCTTCAACTCAGAGAAAGGTTTTGGTTTTATTCAACCTGATGAAGAGATGGAAGACCTGTTCTTTCATAAGACTGCATGTGCTGAAGGTATTCCTCAGGAAGGTGATACCGTTGCTTTTCAAATTAGCGAAGGGCCTAAGGGGCCAATTGCCATTCGACTTAGGATTGTAGAATCTTAG
- a CDS encoding hemerythrin domain-containing protein translates to MEIYQLLKDDHKTVKTLLKKLEDTTERSQKERTTLFTKLKEALIPHTRAEEKIFYESLKLSEVKEADDLAYEGYEEHGVADRLIKELDKTEPSDKRWTALMSVLKEVVEHHIKEEEENMFKKAQKSFDSELAVEMGENFLELKEKFLNILQAGKIPKQAPSHSLSP, encoded by the coding sequence ATGGAAATTTACCAACTTCTTAAAGACGACCACAAAACTGTCAAAACTCTTTTAAAGAAACTTGAGGATACGACAGAGCGCTCTCAAAAAGAAAGAACGACTTTATTTACTAAACTTAAAGAAGCTCTGATTCCTCACACTCGTGCAGAGGAGAAAATCTTTTATGAGTCTTTGAAACTTTCTGAAGTCAAAGAGGCCGATGATCTTGCCTATGAAGGCTATGAAGAGCACGGCGTGGCCGATCGCCTGATTAAGGAGCTTGATAAGACTGAACCTAGTGATAAGCGTTGGACCGCCTTGATGTCAGTTCTTAAAGAAGTTGTTGAACATCACATTAAGGAAGAAGAAGAGAACATGTTTAAGAAAGCTCAGAAGTCGTTCGATTCTGAACTAGCGGTTGAGATGGGTGAGAACTTCCTGGAACTTAAAGAGAAGTTTTTAAATATTCTGCAAGCGGGGAAAATACCTAAGCAGGCACCTTCTCATTCACTTTCTCCTTAA
- a CDS encoding sensor histidine kinase, with protein MSHLHHEHDIFLMVLSVIIAMFASYTALDLSNAVSTVKGRIRWFWLAGGSFAMGVGIWSMHFVAMLAFKVEGLTFYYDVPLLGLSMAASVFGSLLSLLIVSTGKPTIQSYLVGSCVMGAAISSMHFIAIKAMKMEAGITWNYFLVILSIVISILASGLGLHFAFLLKRDYSFKGFIYRVMAGIILGIAIAGMHYTAMAAMYLHKVQSHVIVNPTHLLAADGLAGSVIIATILILGFAITGTNLELAIMTKQKENETLESSIRIRDHFVSLASHELKAPLTSIKLQNDLIMRSIKKQDVDLNKMEGMLSRTGKNVERINRLVDDMLDVSRMDSGKLTLQKENAELSTILSEVIERLLPMLESAGCPVFYHFMEEYEGNWDRFRLEQVFTNILINAAKYAPGKPIEVSIREYEDMAMVSIRDHGKGIPPEFAEKIFDKFERAKNEGDAKGLGLGLFISREIIHLHDGKIQVKSTPGEGSDFQIFLPVLRPSQTFDGIFKQKSTGTHNEQSKS; from the coding sequence ATGTCACACTTGCATCATGAGCATGACATATTCTTGATGGTCCTTTCAGTAATTATCGCGATGTTTGCTTCTTATACTGCGCTCGATCTCTCTAACGCTGTTTCTACCGTGAAAGGACGAATCCGCTGGTTTTGGCTTGCTGGTGGTTCATTTGCGATGGGGGTTGGCATCTGGAGTATGCACTTTGTTGCTATGCTTGCCTTTAAAGTCGAAGGACTTACTTTCTACTATGATGTTCCACTTTTAGGTCTTTCTATGGCCGCGTCTGTCTTTGGCTCATTGTTATCCCTTCTTATTGTCAGTACCGGGAAACCGACTATTCAAAGTTATCTCGTCGGTAGTTGTGTGATGGGTGCGGCGATTTCGAGCATGCATTTCATAGCAATTAAGGCGATGAAGATGGAGGCTGGAATCACTTGGAACTATTTTCTCGTTATTCTTTCCATTGTCATATCGATCCTGGCATCTGGCCTAGGACTTCATTTTGCTTTTCTCTTGAAGAGGGATTATTCCTTTAAAGGTTTTATCTATCGGGTAATGGCCGGGATTATTCTTGGAATTGCAATCGCAGGAATGCACTACACGGCCATGGCGGCGATGTATCTTCATAAAGTTCAGTCTCATGTCATTGTAAATCCGACTCACTTACTAGCTGCCGATGGCTTGGCCGGATCTGTTATCATTGCCACCATTCTTATACTTGGTTTTGCGATTACTGGAACAAATCTTGAGCTCGCCATTATGACAAAGCAAAAGGAAAACGAAACTCTGGAGTCATCAATCAGAATCCGTGATCACTTTGTTTCTTTGGCAAGCCATGAACTCAAAGCGCCACTTACTTCCATAAAACTTCAAAATGATCTCATCATGAGATCGATCAAAAAGCAGGACGTTGATTTGAATAAGATGGAAGGCATGCTTTCACGAACCGGAAAGAATGTAGAAAGGATCAATAGGCTAGTGGATGACATGCTTGATGTCTCACGAATGGATTCTGGCAAATTAACTCTTCAAAAAGAGAACGCTGAACTATCAACCATCCTGAGTGAAGTGATTGAAAGACTTCTTCCAATGCTGGAATCGGCCGGATGTCCGGTTTTTTATCATTTCATGGAAGAATATGAAGGCAATTGGGACAGATTCAGATTAGAGCAGGTCTTCACTAATATTCTTATCAATGCCGCTAAATACGCACCTGGAAAACCGATTGAGGTCAGTATCCGCGAATATGAGGACATGGCGATGGTGAGTATTCGTGATCACGGTAAGGGAATTCCCCCTGAATTTGCCGAGAAGATCTTTGATAAGTTTGAAAGAGCGAAGAATGAGGGGGACGCCAAAGGGCTTGGTCTTGGCCTTTTTATTTCCCGTGAGATCATCCATCTCCATGATGGGAAGATCCAAGTGAAGAGCACTCCTGGCGAGGGCTCAGATTTTCAAATTTTTCTCCCTGTCTTGAGGCCATCTCAGACATTTGATGGTATCTTTAAACAAAAATCGACAGGGACCCATAATGAGCAAAGTAAAAGTTGA